A section of the Amycolatopsis sp. AA4 genome encodes:
- a CDS encoding response regulator transcription factor codes for MRVVLAEDEVLLREGLCGLLERFGFEVVAAVGDAEGLHAAVREHDPDLVLTDIRMPPGHSDEGLRAAVELRRTRPELAVVVLSQYVEHHHAADLLDSAEGRGVGYLLKDRVVDVEDFIGTLRQVVDGGTAVDPQVVRQLLRRRADPLARLSAREREVLSLIAEGHSNASIARRLVVSDAAVGKHVGSILSKLDLPPTDDANRRVLAVLAFLRGSG; via the coding sequence ATGCGAGTCGTCCTCGCCGAAGACGAGGTGCTGCTGCGCGAGGGATTGTGCGGGTTGCTGGAACGGTTCGGCTTCGAGGTTGTCGCCGCGGTCGGTGATGCCGAGGGTCTGCACGCGGCCGTGCGCGAGCACGATCCAGACCTGGTGCTCACCGACATCCGGATGCCGCCCGGCCATTCGGACGAGGGCCTGCGCGCCGCGGTCGAACTGCGGCGCACGCGGCCGGAGCTGGCGGTGGTGGTGTTGAGTCAATACGTCGAACACCACCACGCGGCCGACCTGCTCGACTCCGCCGAGGGCCGCGGGGTCGGTTACCTGCTCAAGGACCGGGTAGTCGACGTCGAGGACTTCATCGGGACGCTGCGCCAGGTCGTCGACGGCGGCACAGCGGTGGATCCGCAGGTGGTGCGCCAACTGCTGCGCCGCCGGGCCGACCCGCTCGCCCGCTTGTCGGCGCGGGAACGGGAAGTGTTGTCGCTGATCGCCGAGGGGCACTCCAACGCGTCGATTGCCCGGCGCTTGGTGGTGTCGGACGCCGCGGTGGGCAAACACGTCGGCAGCATCCTCTCGAAACTCGACTTGCCGCCGACGGACGACGCGAACCGCCGGGTGTTGGCGGTGCTGGCGTTTCTTCGGGGTAGCGGCTGA
- a CDS encoding sensor histidine kinase, which produces MATVSATAKPRTMLDALAHRTFLISSWPWRALLYGLSTGPMTLLFGLPFGFCLLPLAVLVSRVVHGQTSELGLVAVFSVFGMLVFLSAGPAWAAVVAGVERQRLRMVDLNPVTVPFGPIREVGWWPRMRARYTEPASWRELGYAVLLCTAIPALYSVAGMVAFFAVILVASPLLVGPNETISVGFTEVSTPGGAVPYALAGVVLLVVSGYLLSGFAGLHAMLARALLTDGAAEKLRGELTEVSQSRTRLLSAFDAERKRIERDLHDGAQQRLVGLSLQLGLAKVDLPPDSEAARAVSDAHDQAKKLMIELRELINGIHPRALAELGLPAALEELADACAVPVTVDVAVPERLPESVESTAYFVVAESLTNVAKHSAASCASVTAGIVGRMLTLEVWDNGAGGADPSRGTGITGLSDRVAVLGGRMWVRSPVGGPTVVRVELPC; this is translated from the coding sequence GTGGCTACCGTCTCTGCGACCGCGAAACCGCGCACAATGCTGGATGCCTTGGCGCATCGGACATTCCTGATTTCCTCCTGGCCGTGGCGAGCGCTGCTCTACGGCCTCAGCACCGGCCCGATGACGCTGCTGTTCGGTCTGCCGTTCGGGTTCTGCCTGTTGCCGCTCGCGGTGCTGGTCAGCCGAGTCGTGCACGGGCAGACTTCGGAACTGGGGCTGGTCGCGGTGTTCTCGGTGTTCGGGATGCTGGTGTTCCTGAGCGCGGGTCCGGCGTGGGCGGCGGTGGTGGCCGGGGTCGAACGGCAGCGGTTGCGCATGGTCGACCTCAACCCGGTGACTGTCCCCTTTGGACCAATCCGTGAGGTGGGCTGGTGGCCCCGGATGCGGGCGCGGTACACGGAACCGGCGTCGTGGCGCGAACTCGGATACGCGGTTCTGCTGTGCACTGCGATTCCGGCGCTGTACTCGGTGGCTGGCATGGTCGCGTTCTTCGCCGTGATTCTGGTGGCAAGTCCGCTGCTCGTCGGTCCGAATGAGACGATTTCCGTTGGCTTCACTGAGGTTTCCACTCCCGGAGGGGCGGTGCCGTACGCGCTGGCCGGGGTGGTGCTGCTCGTTGTTTCGGGCTACCTGTTGTCCGGATTCGCTGGCCTGCATGCGATGCTGGCCCGTGCGCTGCTCACCGACGGAGCCGCCGAGAAGCTTCGCGGCGAGCTCACCGAGGTGTCGCAATCTCGCACCCGGCTGCTGTCGGCGTTCGACGCGGAACGCAAGCGCATCGAACGCGATCTGCACGACGGTGCGCAGCAGCGGCTGGTCGGGCTGAGCCTGCAGTTGGGGCTCGCGAAGGTGGATCTGCCGCCGGATTCGGAGGCGGCGAGAGCGGTGTCGGACGCGCATGATCAGGCCAAGAAGCTGATGATCGAGCTGCGTGAGCTGATCAACGGAATCCATCCGCGGGCGCTGGCCGAACTCGGTTTGCCCGCCGCGCTGGAGGAACTCGCCGATGCTTGCGCGGTGCCGGTCACGGTGGACGTGGCGGTGCCGGAGCGGTTGCCGGAGTCCGTGGAATCCACTGCCTACTTCGTGGTCGCCGAGTCGCTGACGAACGTCGCGAAGCATTCCGCGGCCAGCTGTGCCTCGGTGACCGCCGGAATTGTCGGTCGGATGCTTACCCTTGAGGTGTGGGATAACGGAGCCGGCGGTGCTGATCCTTCGCGCGGCACGGGGATCACCGGGTTGAGCGACCGGGTTGCCGTGCTGGGCGGGCGGATGTGGGTGCGCAGTCCGGTCGGCGGGCCGACGGTCGTGCGAGTGGAGCTGCCGTGCTGA